A window from Neobacillus sp. PS3-40 encodes these proteins:
- a CDS encoding prohibitin family protein, with product MNGEFETNSGGPSILRRKKNQIIGFIIAFVAIFILVLGYFTLTEKVEPGYKGVVYSLNGGLKDKVLGQGLQFIWPWEEVTQYPVSTETVYLTKSHTEGSPGDDSFNINTYDGKSVNVDVVYSYKMESSKLPHIFTKFRRQTHQEIQASYLKTQIKTVMQEVSTHYSVLGVYAEKRGEVTKEMQQLITERLKKDGIIIENFSLSDVRPDKQTLVSLQAIADAQNKQEFLKREQKNKEQEAINAKIEAEGKKNVAIVNAEADAEQTRIRAEAQAKANELMTKSLTPAIIQDNWIKRWNGVQPYVSGTNSIVQIPGDIFKQVEKK from the coding sequence ATGAATGGAGAGTTTGAAACCAATAGCGGGGGCCCGTCCATTTTACGCAGGAAAAAGAACCAAATAATTGGATTTATTATTGCATTTGTAGCAATATTTATTCTTGTATTAGGCTATTTCACACTGACAGAAAAAGTTGAACCAGGCTATAAAGGGGTTGTTTATAGCTTAAATGGAGGATTGAAGGATAAGGTGTTAGGTCAAGGCCTTCAATTCATTTGGCCATGGGAGGAAGTAACCCAATACCCAGTCTCCACAGAAACAGTATACTTAACAAAATCTCATACCGAAGGATCTCCTGGAGATGACTCATTTAATATTAATACGTATGATGGCAAATCTGTTAACGTTGATGTGGTCTATTCTTACAAAATGGAATCAAGTAAGTTGCCACATATTTTTACAAAGTTTCGCCGGCAGACACATCAGGAAATTCAAGCAAGCTATTTAAAAACACAAATTAAAACCGTCATGCAGGAAGTATCGACACATTATTCTGTACTTGGGGTCTATGCTGAGAAGCGCGGGGAAGTAACAAAGGAAATGCAGCAGCTAATTACGGAACGTTTGAAAAAGGATGGAATTATCATAGAGAACTTCTCCTTATCGGATGTTCGTCCTGACAAACAAACACTGGTATCACTGCAGGCAATCGCAGATGCACAAAATAAGCAGGAGTTCTTAAAGCGTGAACAAAAGAACAAGGAGCAAGAAGCGATCAATGCAAAGATTGAGGCAGAAGGGAAGAAAAATGTTGCGATTGTAAATGCTGAGGCAGATGCTGAGCAAACTCGAATCAGGGCTGAAGCACAAGCGAAGGCAAACGAATTAATGACTAAATCACTGACACCAGCCATTATTCAAGACAACTGGATCAAGCGCTGGAATGGTGTACAGCCATATGTTAGTGGAACCAATTCGATTGTACAGATACCAGGAGATATATTTAAACAGGTAGAGAAAAAATAA
- a CDS encoding IS3 family transposase (programmed frameshift): protein MSKKIFTEKEIKLLSSNKYVKSVSSKGITYTDEMKHLFIAEKEKGKFAREIFEECGFDADILGMERIHSASKRWQKAFKENGISGLRDTRAGNSGRPRENELTLEEKNARLAAQINLLKAENELLKKIRFAERGMRKLVLLPCQKYVLIRSVIEKYQLKDMVSYLCEIAGVSRSGYYSYFSAKSQEQRKRKDAEDEKVKEIILKAFNFKNRKKGARQIKMTLEGQFNVVYNLKRIRRIMKKYNIKCPIRKANPYRRMMKATQEHRVVPNLLNRQFKQDTPGKVLLTDITYLFYGKGQKAYLSTIKDGSTNEILAYNVSDRMTIDLATDTLLKLKKNRNFKKAKDALIHSDQGVHYTHPDFQKSVKKLGLRQSMSRRGNCWDNAPQESFFGHFKDEAYIKPCENLEELKREIKQYMTYYNLYRYQWNLKKMTPVQYRDHLLKTA from the exons ATGAGTAAAAAGATTTTTACAGAGAAAGAGATTAAGTTACTATCATCTAATAAATACGTTAAATCAGTTAGCTCAAAAGGAATCACTTATACGGATGAAATGAAGCATCTATTTATAGCGGAAAAAGAGAAAGGAAAGTTCGCCAGAGAAATTTTTGAAGAATGCGGATTTGATGCAGATATTTTGGGGATGGAGAGAATTCATTCAGCTAGTAAAAGATGGCAAAAAGCTTTCAAAGAAAATGGGATAAGTGGTCTACGTGATACTCGAGCTGGAAATTCAGGGCGTCCAAGAGAAAATGAACTTACTTTAGAAGAGAAAAATGCTCGTCTAGCAGCACAAATTAACTTACTAAAGGCGGAAAATGAACTTTTAAAAAAGATTCGGTTTGCAGAAAGGGGGATGAGAAAGT TAGTCCTCCTTCCTTGCCAAAAATATGTCCTCATTCGTTCAGTGATTGAAAAATATCAACTTAAAGACATGGTGAGTTACTTGTGTGAAATAGCAGGTGTTTCAAGAAGTGGTTATTACAGCTATTTCTCAGCGAAGTCACAAGAACAAAGAAAACGAAAAGATGCAGAAGATGAGAAAGTAAAGGAGATTATCTTAAAAGCGTTCAATTTCAAAAATCGTAAGAAAGGTGCTCGTCAAATCAAAATGACTTTGGAGGGTCAATTTAATGTTGTCTATAATTTGAAGCGTATTCGACGGATCATGAAGAAGTATAACATTAAATGCCCCATCAGAAAGGCAAATCCTTATAGACGAATGATGAAAGCTACACAAGAACACAGAGTTGTCCCTAACCTATTGAACCGTCAATTTAAGCAAGATACGCCTGGAAAAGTGCTTCTTACAGATATCACATATTTATTTTATGGAAAAGGTCAAAAGGCTTATTTATCAACGATAAAAGATGGTTCTACCAATGAAATATTAGCCTATAATGTATCAGATCGCATGACTATCGACTTGGCAACAGACACCCTTTTAAAGTTAAAGAAAAATAGAAACTTCAAGAAAGCAAAAGATGCCTTAATTCACTCAGACCAAGGAGTTCACTACACACACCCGGACTTCCAAAAGTCAGTAAAAAAACTAGGATTACGCCAATCAATGTCAAGAAGAGGAAACTGTTGGGACAATGCCCCCCAAGAATCATTTTTTGGTCATTTCAAAGATGAGGCATACATAAAGCCTTGTGAAAACTTAGAAGAATTAAAACGTGAGATTAAACAATATATGACGTATTACAATCTCTACAGATACCAGTGGAATTTAAAAAAGATGACCCCTGTTCAATACAGAGATCATCTTCTAAAAACTGCCTAG
- a CDS encoding COX15/CtaA family protein — MRYFWLSFIAAASIFLVNIIGFIDTMTNSAMGCGSGYPLCNGKLIPDFNDYHSVIEYTHRIVVGLASILLFIVSFISWFRYKSRTIKWLVLFAILGILGESTLGALTVMISLSPLLLAAHLGIALISFSALFNIAYFIYLEEKKIQYDGKMSSSFTNLSWFTFIFLYAAIYFGGYVAKTGSGGAFRGFPIPTEHFVDVGMAFWVDVTHRLFALGLIILLYVLIRLAKKDRIIRPDVYRLSLICFLLIFIQGLSGALLIYTHLSLGAVLLHVSTLSLLVGTLSVICFQSGLKKRLTQK, encoded by the coding sequence ATGCGTTACTTTTGGCTCTCTTTTATTGCAGCAGCTTCAATCTTTTTAGTTAATATTATTGGTTTTATTGATACAATGACCAATTCAGCTATGGGTTGTGGATCTGGTTATCCTCTATGTAATGGAAAGTTGATTCCTGACTTTAATGACTACCACTCTGTTATTGAGTACACGCATCGAATAGTTGTTGGTCTTGCGAGTATTTTATTATTCATTGTTTCCTTCATTTCGTGGTTTCGTTATAAATCGAGGACAATAAAATGGTTAGTTCTCTTTGCCATTTTAGGAATCTTGGGAGAATCCACACTTGGAGCGTTAACAGTAATGATTTCACTTTCGCCATTACTCTTAGCGGCACATCTTGGAATCGCGCTCATTTCCTTTTCCGCTTTGTTTAATATTGCTTATTTTATTTACCTTGAAGAAAAGAAAATTCAATATGATGGGAAGATGTCCTCCTCATTCACTAATCTTTCGTGGTTTACTTTTATATTTCTATATGCCGCGATTTACTTTGGAGGGTATGTTGCCAAAACTGGATCTGGTGGAGCATTTCGAGGATTTCCCATTCCGACAGAACACTTTGTAGATGTTGGAATGGCCTTCTGGGTGGATGTCACCCATCGCCTGTTTGCACTCGGTCTAATCATTCTACTTTACGTTCTCATCCGATTAGCAAAAAAAGACCGAATTATTCGTCCGGACGTTTATCGCTTAAGCCTTATTTGCTTCCTATTAATTTTTATTCAAGGGTTAAGTGGTGCACTTTTGATTTATACACATTTAAGTTTAGGTGCAGTCCTATTACACGTTTCAACATTGTCCTTACTTGTTGGTACACTTAGTGTTATTTGCTTTCAAAGTGGATTGAAAAAAAGGCTGACTCAAAAATAA
- the cyoE gene encoding heme o synthase, translating into MAVYQDIQQNSPTRFMRWTQIISPYIEVTKPKILVMLVFTSLCAALVAQRDVPSISVIFAMLLSASLSAGGSAAINMWYDRDIDPIMERTAKRPIPAGLIDPTAVFWFGISLGILSVVIAFLFVNPLTAFLNAAGYFYYAVVYTMWLKRRTPQNIVIGGGAGAFPILIGWASVTGSLDTTAWLMFMIIFLWTPPHSWALALYKNDEYTKAGIPMMPVVKGARSTKRQSLFYMLLLFTCSIVLYAIGDLNYFYLAGALLFNSALLYCTWKMLKEADDHFKWAKLTFICSLFYILGMFSFMVIGIL; encoded by the coding sequence TTGGCAGTTTATCAAGATATTCAGCAAAATTCGCCTACTCGGTTTATGCGGTGGACTCAAATAATTTCGCCTTATATAGAAGTAACAAAACCAAAAATATTGGTAATGCTTGTTTTTACATCACTCTGCGCGGCGCTTGTTGCCCAAAGAGATGTTCCATCAATATCAGTAATATTTGCCATGCTTTTGAGTGCATCGCTTTCAGCTGGAGGCTCTGCGGCAATAAATATGTGGTATGATCGCGATATTGACCCTATTATGGAGCGGACAGCTAAGCGTCCAATTCCTGCTGGATTAATCGACCCTACAGCTGTTTTTTGGTTTGGTATTTCCCTCGGTATTTTATCCGTTGTAATCGCTTTTCTCTTTGTAAATCCCCTTACAGCCTTTTTAAATGCTGCTGGATATTTCTATTATGCTGTCGTTTACACCATGTGGTTAAAACGTAGAACACCGCAAAATATTGTCATTGGTGGAGGAGCTGGAGCATTTCCAATTTTAATTGGTTGGGCTTCTGTAACTGGCAGTTTAGACACGACAGCATGGTTAATGTTTATGATCATTTTTCTATGGACGCCACCGCATTCCTGGGCACTTGCTTTATATAAAAATGATGAATATACTAAAGCCGGAATCCCCATGATGCCTGTAGTAAAAGGAGCTCGCTCTACAAAAAGACAAAGTCTTTTTTATATGCTTCTCTTATTTACATGTTCCATCGTTCTTTATGCAATTGGAGATTTAAATTATTTTTACCTAGCTGGTGCCCTACTTTTTAACAGTGCTCTTCTTTATTGCACATGGAAAATGTTGAAAGAAGCAGATGATCACTTCAAATGGGCCAAACTTACTTTTATTTGTTCCTTGTTTTATATTTTAGGGATGTTCTCATTCATGGTAATCGGAATTCTATAA
- the cyoD gene encoding cytochrome o ubiquinol oxidase subunit IV: MSNHNHNGSIKAYVIGFILSIILTVIPLVLVLEHMLGKTALLVSILIAAILQFIVQLFFFMHIRDGEGPRYNVVALVLGLVFVTTIVVGSIWIMSFNSQVQ, from the coding sequence ATGTCAAACCATAATCACAATGGATCAATCAAAGCGTATGTTATAGGTTTTATACTTTCGATTATTTTGACTGTCATCCCACTCGTTTTGGTCTTGGAACATATGTTAGGAAAAACAGCACTTCTTGTTAGTATCTTAATTGCAGCTATTTTGCAATTTATTGTTCAATTGTTCTTCTTCATGCATATTCGTGACGGAGAAGGTCCGAGATACAATGTAGTAGCCCTAGTTTTAGGTCTTGTCTTTGTAACAACTATTGTAGTTGGCTCAATCTGGATTATGTCGTTTAATTCTCAAGTTCAATAA
- the cyoC gene encoding cytochrome o ubiquinol oxidase subunit III has product MQQSVSAHVSDHDEHGHVDQEGLKVLGFWIFLVTDCLLFATFFAGYAVLHNHTNGGFTSKDFDIPGFIIETFILLISSFTSGLAVLAMHKGNKKALINWLIVTAALGALFVGFEINEFTTMVAEGATISKSAFLTSFFSLVGTHGLHVTFGILWMIGLIFQLSRKGITSVTKRKITIISLYWHFLDAVWIFIFTVVYLMGVM; this is encoded by the coding sequence ATGCAACAAAGCGTTTCTGCTCATGTTTCTGACCATGATGAGCATGGTCATGTAGACCAGGAAGGGTTAAAAGTTTTAGGGTTTTGGATCTTTCTTGTAACCGACTGTCTTTTATTTGCTACATTTTTTGCAGGTTATGCTGTATTGCATAACCATACAAATGGTGGTTTCACATCTAAGGATTTTGATATTCCAGGATTTATCATTGAAACATTTATTCTATTAATTAGTTCGTTTACGAGCGGTTTAGCCGTTTTAGCTATGCATAAAGGGAACAAAAAAGCACTTATCAACTGGTTGATCGTCACTGCTGCTCTAGGTGCACTATTTGTTGGGTTTGAAATCAATGAGTTTACAACAATGGTTGCTGAAGGGGCTACTATTTCTAAAAGTGCCTTCCTAACTTCCTTTTTCTCATTAGTAGGAACACATGGGCTCCACGTTACGTTTGGTATTCTTTGGATGATTGGGTTGATTTTTCAACTTTCTCGCAAAGGGATTACCTCTGTTACCAAACGAAAGATTACAATCATTAGTCTGTACTGGCACTTTTTAGACGCTGTTTGGATTTTCATCTTCACAGTAGTTTACTTGATGGGGGTGATGTAA